The following are encoded in a window of Verrucomicrobiia bacterium genomic DNA:
- a CDS encoding efflux RND transporter periplasmic adaptor subunit: MKTIMHSIIAAALLLMLITGCQRHGQGSSGEKYHCPMHPTYISERMGDCPICNMKLVPIKEGTPTETRDSAKPYLPKAGQYYCPMKCEGSISDRPGDCPECGMKLLLADDKKAAEFAAAATMPSLPAGRVVVQVSPERRQTIGLRTSVVEERELVREVWATAVVEHDETRYARVAPRFAGWVKEIYVNFTGQEVRAGQPLFRVFSPELMAAENEYLLALRNLRQTETNATASVARETAARLAASARKRLELWQIAPEEIAAIEERGAIGDETLIRAPFSGHVLSKAAVEGKAFMAGETLYEIADLHHVWLRLSLWEKDWPLLQTGLVVRLNFPAFPGRVFTNTITFLYPHIDPQTRRGEARLEMENPQHRLRPGMWAQAQVVIPLGRRLTAPAGAVLDTGLRHVVFVDQEDGHLEPREVKVGLRTDDYWEILEGLRPGERVVTRALFLIDSESQLKAAIAGMMAEAAPVMPATNTAKGHAH, from the coding sequence ATGAAGACGATCATGCACTCGATCATTGCCGCAGCTTTGTTGCTGATGCTTATCACGGGATGCCAGCGCCATGGCCAGGGCAGTTCGGGAGAAAAATACCATTGCCCCATGCATCCCACCTACATCAGCGAACGCATGGGGGACTGCCCCATTTGCAACATGAAACTGGTGCCCATCAAAGAAGGCACGCCCACCGAAACCAGGGACTCCGCCAAGCCTTATCTGCCCAAAGCCGGACAGTATTACTGTCCCATGAAATGCGAAGGCTCCATCAGCGATCGGCCCGGCGATTGTCCTGAATGCGGCATGAAGTTGCTCCTGGCCGACGATAAAAAGGCGGCCGAGTTCGCCGCGGCCGCCACCATGCCCTCTCTGCCGGCGGGGCGGGTCGTGGTGCAGGTATCGCCGGAGCGCCGACAGACCATCGGCCTGCGTACCTCCGTGGTGGAAGAACGGGAGCTGGTTCGGGAAGTCTGGGCCACCGCTGTCGTGGAACACGATGAAACGCGCTACGCCCGCGTGGCGCCACGATTTGCAGGTTGGGTCAAGGAAATCTACGTAAACTTCACGGGACAGGAAGTCAGGGCGGGGCAGCCGTTATTCCGCGTTTTCAGCCCGGAACTCATGGCTGCAGAAAATGAGTATTTATTGGCGTTGCGAAACCTGCGCCAGACCGAGACCAATGCCACCGCCAGCGTGGCCCGCGAAACTGCCGCCCGTCTGGCTGCCTCCGCCCGCAAACGCCTGGAATTGTGGCAGATTGCGCCGGAAGAAATCGCCGCGATCGAGGAACGTGGCGCCATCGGGGATGAAACTTTGATTCGTGCTCCTTTCAGCGGCCACGTTCTCAGCAAGGCGGCGGTGGAAGGCAAGGCCTTCATGGCGGGGGAAACCTTGTACGAAATTGCCGACCTGCATCACGTCTGGCTCCGGTTGAGCCTCTGGGAAAAGGACTGGCCACTGTTGCAGACCGGATTGGTGGTACGGCTCAACTTTCCGGCTTTTCCCGGAAGGGTGTTCACCAACACCATCACTTTTCTTTACCCGCACATTGACCCCCAAACCCGTCGCGGTGAGGCGCGCCTTGAGATGGAGAATCCCCAGCACCGGCTGCGTCCCGGCATGTGGGCGCAGGCGCAGGTGGTGATCCCCTTGGGGCGACGCCTGACTGCTCCGGCGGGCGCCGTCCTGGACACCGGCCTGCGGCATGTCGTATTTGTGGATCAGGAGGACGGCCACCTCGAACCGCGCGAAGTCAAAGTGGGCCTGCGCACCGATGATTATTGGGAAATTCTTGAAGGCCTGCGTCCTGGTGAACGTGTGGTCACCCGCGCCCTCTTTCTGATTGACTCTGAAAGCCAGTTGAAGGCGGCAATAGCCGGCATGATGGCCGAGGCCGCCCCTGTTATGCCTGCCACCAACACCGCGAAAGGCCATGCACATTGA
- a CDS encoding TolC family protein: protein MSSMEKLFNYIKKAALTRRLSGRFHASGRFLWAVHGGALLLALFLTGCLGRTVPAERTARAAVTAVAQQYRPGDARPALPHLSTNSPLSDFVLYGVLNHPSVAAAYYEWKASVEKITTARSLPDPRLTFQSDVADTLMALMPGLMMDFPGPGKLRAATAMAAAESDARYYAFESEMLMAAFAVHKAYYQLYFLQARISVMREMLRWVGDAETLAQAQHQVGKVTLQDVLRAQIERHRLEAEIANLEDAQQPLLAQFKAALGLREQEAAPPMPAHFQTTPVELSVEALLREAEQRHPRLLALAAEIRQAEAALALARKGRIPDFNLGLEINAYASPLVASPQAGLTLPIWKDKIAAELAAAQAWRQAAGARLAREQIQLAVELADRLFTVREATRMMELFRGQLIPKARLSLEIGRENYRAGLVDYFNLADAQRTLLEFHLAEVNARVERELALAELSLLLAGRLPEGMPQRPPGRPSETQSPKSLNP, encoded by the coding sequence ATGAGCAGCATGGAAAAGCTATTTAACTACATAAAAAAGGCGGCATTGACCAGGCGGCTTTCCGGCCGGTTCCATGCCTCCGGGCGTTTCCTCTGGGCAGTGCACGGAGGGGCGCTGTTGCTTGCCCTGTTCCTCACCGGCTGTTTGGGTCGCACCGTGCCTGCCGAGCGAACGGCTCGCGCCGCAGTGACTGCAGTGGCGCAACAGTACCGCCCCGGCGATGCCCGGCCGGCGCTGCCCCATCTAAGCACGAATTCCCCCTTGAGCGATTTTGTCCTTTATGGGGTGCTGAATCATCCCAGCGTCGCGGCTGCCTATTATGAGTGGAAAGCTTCCGTGGAAAAAATCACCACGGCCCGCTCGCTTCCGGATCCCCGGCTGACTTTTCAGAGTGATGTCGCCGACACGCTTATGGCGCTGATGCCGGGCTTGATGATGGACTTTCCCGGCCCGGGTAAATTGCGCGCAGCCACCGCCATGGCGGCCGCTGAGAGTGACGCCCGCTATTACGCCTTCGAGTCTGAGATGCTGATGGCCGCCTTTGCCGTGCACAAGGCATATTATCAGTTGTACTTTTTGCAGGCCCGCATCAGCGTCATGCGAGAAATGTTGCGGTGGGTGGGGGATGCGGAGACACTGGCCCAGGCCCAGCATCAGGTGGGCAAGGTCACTCTGCAGGACGTCCTGCGGGCCCAAATTGAGCGGCACCGCCTGGAGGCGGAAATCGCCAATCTGGAGGATGCCCAGCAGCCTCTGCTGGCTCAATTCAAGGCTGCATTGGGCTTGCGCGAGCAGGAAGCGGCACCGCCCATGCCCGCGCATTTTCAAACCACCCCGGTGGAATTATCCGTGGAGGCTCTGTTGCGTGAAGCTGAGCAACGGCACCCGCGGTTGCTGGCCCTGGCCGCGGAAATCCGCCAGGCAGAGGCTGCGCTTGCTCTCGCACGTAAAGGCCGCATCCCGGATTTTAATCTGGGTCTGGAGATCAATGCCTATGCCTCTCCTCTCGTGGCCTCCCCTCAGGCCGGCCTTACTCTGCCAATCTGGAAAGACAAGATTGCAGCCGAGCTGGCCGCTGCTCAGGCCTGGCGGCAGGCCGCCGGGGCCCGCCTGGCGCGGGAACAAATTCAACTGGCTGTGGAACTGGCGGACCGTCTCTTCACGGTGCGCGAGGCCACCCGCATGATGGAATTATTCCGCGGCCAACTGATTCCCAAGGCCCGTCTCTCTCTGGAAATTGGCCGGGAAAATTACCGGGCCGGCCTGGTTGATTACTTCAATCTGGCTGATGCCCAACGCACCTTGCTCGAATTTCACCTGGCGGAGGTCAATGCCCGGGTGGAGCGCGAGCTGGCACTGGCAGAACTTTCCTTGTTGCTGGCCGGTCGCCTGCCTGAAGGTATGCCCCAACGCCCGCCCGGCCGGCCCTCGGAGACCCAATCCCCAAAATCTCTTAACCCATGA